A genome region from Clostridium pasteurianum includes the following:
- a CDS encoding MinD/ParA family ATP-binding protein, producing the protein MKIGVATGMTELDEKVSKMLENTKDMKVVVVNYREFFLKENFDVVVLSRRLTGEMDINDVLFLVKSKNTRIVYLTNEDDTAGVKRCFNYSINDILFDPVKPEDVIKLILKPNSFSDISSIYLKYSNLENDEKASQLKKQKVIEKKVKVPVKEIIYKTKILRKNVIAVYSVEDSLLTADFITQIGVILSKKSNQKILILDFNTLFPTVDDFFGIKKEISIQSKYDIKNSTSIELMYNAIERKIFNEDNFTKFVNKHNKYKNIDIATGLYDLMLFEKMPPEYFENIINIASQIYDTVLINTNPDISLGSTFVPIKLSTKIICIVRPNYTSIRNMLFVIDNLKKAVSLSKFNIVISELSNNSLDIETIEKLFEKYKIIGYLPHDSRKEEALNNQKPFIDTLGLKSQCIKPYMEVLKNLGYIPKASILDRFFIGKKGVI; encoded by the coding sequence ATGAAAATAGGTGTGGCAACGGGGATGACTGAATTGGATGAAAAGGTAAGCAAAATGCTAGAAAATACTAAAGATATGAAAGTAGTTGTAGTAAACTATAGAGAATTTTTTTTAAAGGAGAATTTCGATGTAGTAGTTTTATCGCGCAGGCTTACGGGTGAAATGGACATAAATGATGTGCTTTTTTTAGTAAAATCGAAGAATACAAGAATAGTTTACCTTACAAATGAGGATGATACAGCTGGAGTTAAGAGATGTTTTAATTATTCTATAAATGATATACTGTTTGATCCTGTAAAGCCAGAGGATGTCATTAAATTAATATTAAAACCAAATTCATTTTCTGATATATCCAGTATTTATTTAAAGTATAGCAATCTAGAAAATGATGAAAAAGCATCTCAATTAAAAAAGCAGAAAGTAATTGAAAAAAAGGTTAAAGTTCCAGTAAAAGAAATAATATACAAAACTAAAATATTAAGGAAGAATGTAATTGCTGTATATTCGGTAGAAGATTCACTACTTACAGCAGATTTTATAACTCAAATAGGAGTCATTTTATCTAAAAAGAGCAATCAGAAAATATTAATTTTAGATTTCAATACTTTATTTCCAACTGTAGATGATTTCTTTGGGATTAAAAAGGAAATAAGCATACAAAGTAAGTATGATATAAAAAATAGTACAAGCATTGAGCTAATGTATAATGCTATAGAAAGAAAAATATTTAATGAAGATAATTTTACTAAATTTGTAAATAAACATAATAAATACAAGAATATAGATATAGCAACAGGGCTATATGACCTAATGCTTTTTGAAAAAATGCCGCCTGAGTATTTTGAGAACATAATAAATATTGCTTCACAAATTTATGACACCGTACTAATAAACACAAACCCCGATATAAGTCTTGGAAGCACTTTTGTGCCTATAAAGCTTTCTACCAAAATTATTTGTATTGTAAGACCTAATTATACCAGTATACGAAATATGCTTTTTGTAATTGATAATTTAAAAAAGGCAGTAAGTTTAAGCAAATTTAATATTGTTATTTCTGAGCTTTCTAATAATAGTTTAGATATAGAGACCATTGAAAAACTTTTTGAAAAATACAAAATCATAGGGTATTTACCTCACGATTCTAGAAAGGAGGAGGCATTAAATAACCAAAAACCTTTTATAGATACTTTAGGTTTAAAAAGCCAATGTATTAAACCATATATGGAAGTGCTAAAAAACTTAGGATATATACCTAAAGCTTCTATTTTAGATAGGTTTTTTATTGGAAAGAAAGGTGTGATTTAA